One genomic window of Microtus ochrogaster isolate Prairie Vole_2 chromosome 21, MicOch1.0, whole genome shotgun sequence includes the following:
- the Bglap gene encoding osteocalcin has product MTPQLVLAASPAPPAHTGGTGSGYKWYWRLKGTEQTSSTQHPSAELAGTMRTLSLLTLLALAAFCLSGPADAKPRGSESDKAFVSKQEGSKVVNRLRRYVGHGLGAPAPYPDPLEPKREVCELNPNCDELADHIGFQDAYSRFYGTTV; this is encoded by the exons ATGACCCCCCAATTAGTCCTGGCAGCATCCCCTGCCCCGCCTGCTCACACTGGGGGCACAGGCAGTGGATATAAGTGGTACTGGAGGCTGAAGGGCACAGAGCAGACAAGTTCCACACAGCATCCTAGTGCAGAACTGGCAGGCACCATGAGGACCCTCTCTCTGCTCACTCTGCTGGCCCTGGCTGCATTCTGCCTCTCTGGTCCAGCAG ATGCAAAGCCCAGGGGCTCAGAGTCTGACAAAG CCTTTGTGTCCAAGCAGGAGGGCAGTAAGGTAGTGAACAGACTCCGGCGCTACGTGGGCCATGGACTTGG AGCCCCAGCCCCCTACCCAGATCCCTTGGAGCCCAAGAGGGAGGTGTGTGAGCTCAACCCCAATTGCGATGAACTAGCAGACCACATTGGCTTCCAGGATGCTTACAGCCGCTTCTACGGTACCACTGTTTAG
- the Paqr6 gene encoding membrane progestin receptor delta isoform X2, which yields MAHIPSHSRILAGSQVSLWEMKYRPSLAFLSAAEISRPYCDGRWTSPRIVSQGEGSSQDRHLSYTASSLGMKGLGTRTTWRYLATMLSLKLPQLLQVHQVFWEDNIMSGYRRPTSSALDCVLSSFQMTNETVNIWTHFLPTWYFLWRLLALGSSGFPAEPYHLPLLVFLLPACLYPFASCCAHTFSSMSPRVRHICYFLDYGALSLYSVGCAFPYAAYSMPASWLHGRLHQFFVPAAALNSFLCTGLSCYSRFPELESPRLSKVLRTSAFAYPFLFDNLPLFYRLQLCWGRTHSCGQEALSSSHVYHLFCALLTGFLFAARLPERLAPGRFDYIGHSHQLFHICAVLGTHFQLEAVLVDMGSRKAWLTMQEPTLGLEATMATLSLAVIGNLLIIAAFTAYLLRSPGSCPLLQGGPLEEEVQAKRQ from the exons ATGGCCCACATCCCCAGCCACTCCAGGATACTAGCTGGTAGCCAGGTCAGTCTCTGGGAGATGAAGTATCGGCCCAGCCTCGCATTCCTCTCTGCTGCGGAGATCTCCAGACCCTATTGCGACGGCAGATGGACCTCTCCCAGAATCGTTTCCCAGGGAGAGGGCAGCAGTCAGGATAGGCACCTCTCCTACACCGCCTCTTCACTTGGGATGAAGGGCCTGGGGACAAG GACAACGTGGAGATACCTGGCCACTATGCTCAGTCTCAAGCTGCCTCAACTTCTTCAAGTCCACCAG gtGTTCTGGGAAGACAACATCATGTCTGGCTACCGACGCCCCACAAGCTCAGCCTTAGACTGTGTCCTCAGCTCCTTCCAGATGACCAATGAGACAGTCAACATCTGGACTCACTTCCTACCCACCTG GTACTTCCTGTGGCGCCTCCTGGCGTTGGGTAGCTCGGGCTTCCCCGCGGAGCCGTACCACCTGCCGTTGCTGGTCTTCCTACTGCCCGCCTGCCTCTACCCCTTCGCATCCTGCTGCGCGCACACCTTTAGCTCCATGTCGCCCCGTGTGCGCCACATCTGCTACTTCCTGGACTACGGGGCGCTCAGCCTCTACAGCGTGG GCTGTGCCTTCCCCTATGCCGCCTACTCCATGCCGGCCTCCTGGCTGCACGGTCGCCTGCACCAGTTCTTCGTGCCTGCCGCTGCGCTCAATTCCTTCCTGTGCACCGGCCTCTCCTGCTACTCGCG GTTCCCAGAGCTAGAAAGCCCGAGGCTCAGCAAGGTTCTGCGCACCTCGGCCTTTGCCTACCCCTTCTTGTTTGACAACCTCCCGCTGTTCTACAGG CTGCAGCTGTGCTGGGGCAGGACCCACAGCTGCGGGCAGGAGGCACTGAGCTCCAGCCATGTCTACCACCTCTTCTGCGCTCTGCTCACAGGCTTCCTTTTTGCAGCCCGTCTGCCAGAGCGCCTGGCACCTGGGCGCTTCGACTATATTG GCCATAGCCACCAGCTGTTCCACATCTGTGCAGTGCTGGGCACCCACTTCCAGCTGGAGGCAGTGCTGGTTGATATGGGATCCCGTAAAGCCTGGCTGACCATGCAAGAACCCACCCTTGGCCTGGAGGCCACCATGGCCACATTGAGCCTGGCAGTGATCGGGAACCTGCTCATCATCGCTGCTTTCACAGCCTATCTACTGCGCAGCCCTGGAAGCTGCCCCCTGCTGCAGGGTGGCCCACTAGAAGAGGAGGTCCAGGCTAAACGGCAGTGA
- the Paqr6 gene encoding membrane progestin receptor delta isoform X1, producing MAHIPSHSRILAGSQVSLWEMKYRPSLAFLSAAEISRPYCDGRWTSPRIVSQGEGSSQDRHLSYTASSLGMKGLGTRTTWRYLATMLSLKLPQLLQVHQVPRVFWEDNIMSGYRRPTSSALDCVLSSFQMTNETVNIWTHFLPTWYFLWRLLALGSSGFPAEPYHLPLLVFLLPACLYPFASCCAHTFSSMSPRVRHICYFLDYGALSLYSVGCAFPYAAYSMPASWLHGRLHQFFVPAAALNSFLCTGLSCYSRFPELESPRLSKVLRTSAFAYPFLFDNLPLFYRLQLCWGRTHSCGQEALSSSHVYHLFCALLTGFLFAARLPERLAPGRFDYIGHSHQLFHICAVLGTHFQLEAVLVDMGSRKAWLTMQEPTLGLEATMATLSLAVIGNLLIIAAFTAYLLRSPGSCPLLQGGPLEEEVQAKRQ from the exons ATGGCCCACATCCCCAGCCACTCCAGGATACTAGCTGGTAGCCAGGTCAGTCTCTGGGAGATGAAGTATCGGCCCAGCCTCGCATTCCTCTCTGCTGCGGAGATCTCCAGACCCTATTGCGACGGCAGATGGACCTCTCCCAGAATCGTTTCCCAGGGAGAGGGCAGCAGTCAGGATAGGCACCTCTCCTACACCGCCTCTTCACTTGGGATGAAGGGCCTGGGGACAAG GACAACGTGGAGATACCTGGCCACTATGCTCAGTCTCAAGCTGCCTCAACTTCTTCAAGTCCACCAGGTCCCTCGG gtGTTCTGGGAAGACAACATCATGTCTGGCTACCGACGCCCCACAAGCTCAGCCTTAGACTGTGTCCTCAGCTCCTTCCAGATGACCAATGAGACAGTCAACATCTGGACTCACTTCCTACCCACCTG GTACTTCCTGTGGCGCCTCCTGGCGTTGGGTAGCTCGGGCTTCCCCGCGGAGCCGTACCACCTGCCGTTGCTGGTCTTCCTACTGCCCGCCTGCCTCTACCCCTTCGCATCCTGCTGCGCGCACACCTTTAGCTCCATGTCGCCCCGTGTGCGCCACATCTGCTACTTCCTGGACTACGGGGCGCTCAGCCTCTACAGCGTGG GCTGTGCCTTCCCCTATGCCGCCTACTCCATGCCGGCCTCCTGGCTGCACGGTCGCCTGCACCAGTTCTTCGTGCCTGCCGCTGCGCTCAATTCCTTCCTGTGCACCGGCCTCTCCTGCTACTCGCG GTTCCCAGAGCTAGAAAGCCCGAGGCTCAGCAAGGTTCTGCGCACCTCGGCCTTTGCCTACCCCTTCTTGTTTGACAACCTCCCGCTGTTCTACAGG CTGCAGCTGTGCTGGGGCAGGACCCACAGCTGCGGGCAGGAGGCACTGAGCTCCAGCCATGTCTACCACCTCTTCTGCGCTCTGCTCACAGGCTTCCTTTTTGCAGCCCGTCTGCCAGAGCGCCTGGCACCTGGGCGCTTCGACTATATTG GCCATAGCCACCAGCTGTTCCACATCTGTGCAGTGCTGGGCACCCACTTCCAGCTGGAGGCAGTGCTGGTTGATATGGGATCCCGTAAAGCCTGGCTGACCATGCAAGAACCCACCCTTGGCCTGGAGGCCACCATGGCCACATTGAGCCTGGCAGTGATCGGGAACCTGCTCATCATCGCTGCTTTCACAGCCTATCTACTGCGCAGCCCTGGAAGCTGCCCCCTGCTGCAGGGTGGCCCACTAGAAGAGGAGGTCCAGGCTAAACGGCAGTGA
- the Paqr6 gene encoding membrane progestin receptor delta isoform X3: protein MCLARRLKGGRGRRSRGHPDAARRTTWRYLATMLSLKLPQLLQVHQVPRVFWEDNIMSGYRRPTSSALDCVLSSFQMTNETVNIWTHFLPTWYFLWRLLALGSSGFPAEPYHLPLLVFLLPACLYPFASCCAHTFSSMSPRVRHICYFLDYGALSLYSVGCAFPYAAYSMPASWLHGRLHQFFVPAAALNSFLCTGLSCYSRFPELESPRLSKVLRTSAFAYPFLFDNLPLFYRLQLCWGRTHSCGQEALSSSHVYHLFCALLTGFLFAARLPERLAPGRFDYIGHSHQLFHICAVLGTHFQLEAVLVDMGSRKAWLTMQEPTLGLEATMATLSLAVIGNLLIIAAFTAYLLRSPGSCPLLQGGPLEEEVQAKRQ from the exons ATGTGCTTGGCGAGGCGGCTGAAGGGAGGGCGGGGCAGGCGGAGCCGAGGCCACCCGGACGCGGCGCGCAG GACAACGTGGAGATACCTGGCCACTATGCTCAGTCTCAAGCTGCCTCAACTTCTTCAAGTCCACCAGGTCCCTCGG gtGTTCTGGGAAGACAACATCATGTCTGGCTACCGACGCCCCACAAGCTCAGCCTTAGACTGTGTCCTCAGCTCCTTCCAGATGACCAATGAGACAGTCAACATCTGGACTCACTTCCTACCCACCTG GTACTTCCTGTGGCGCCTCCTGGCGTTGGGTAGCTCGGGCTTCCCCGCGGAGCCGTACCACCTGCCGTTGCTGGTCTTCCTACTGCCCGCCTGCCTCTACCCCTTCGCATCCTGCTGCGCGCACACCTTTAGCTCCATGTCGCCCCGTGTGCGCCACATCTGCTACTTCCTGGACTACGGGGCGCTCAGCCTCTACAGCGTGG GCTGTGCCTTCCCCTATGCCGCCTACTCCATGCCGGCCTCCTGGCTGCACGGTCGCCTGCACCAGTTCTTCGTGCCTGCCGCTGCGCTCAATTCCTTCCTGTGCACCGGCCTCTCCTGCTACTCGCG GTTCCCAGAGCTAGAAAGCCCGAGGCTCAGCAAGGTTCTGCGCACCTCGGCCTTTGCCTACCCCTTCTTGTTTGACAACCTCCCGCTGTTCTACAGG CTGCAGCTGTGCTGGGGCAGGACCCACAGCTGCGGGCAGGAGGCACTGAGCTCCAGCCATGTCTACCACCTCTTCTGCGCTCTGCTCACAGGCTTCCTTTTTGCAGCCCGTCTGCCAGAGCGCCTGGCACCTGGGCGCTTCGACTATATTG GCCATAGCCACCAGCTGTTCCACATCTGTGCAGTGCTGGGCACCCACTTCCAGCTGGAGGCAGTGCTGGTTGATATGGGATCCCGTAAAGCCTGGCTGACCATGCAAGAACCCACCCTTGGCCTGGAGGCCACCATGGCCACATTGAGCCTGGCAGTGATCGGGAACCTGCTCATCATCGCTGCTTTCACAGCCTATCTACTGCGCAGCCCTGGAAGCTGCCCCCTGCTGCAGGGTGGCCCACTAGAAGAGGAGGTCCAGGCTAAACGGCAGTGA
- the Paqr6 gene encoding membrane progestin receptor delta isoform X4 encodes MLSLKLPQLLQVHQVPRVFWEDNIMSGYRRPTSSALDCVLSSFQMTNETVNIWTHFLPTWYFLWRLLALGSSGFPAEPYHLPLLVFLLPACLYPFASCCAHTFSSMSPRVRHICYFLDYGALSLYSVGCAFPYAAYSMPASWLHGRLHQFFVPAAALNSFLCTGLSCYSRFPELESPRLSKVLRTSAFAYPFLFDNLPLFYRLQLCWGRTHSCGQEALSSSHVYHLFCALLTGFLFAARLPERLAPGRFDYIGHSHQLFHICAVLGTHFQLEAVLVDMGSRKAWLTMQEPTLGLEATMATLSLAVIGNLLIIAAFTAYLLRSPGSCPLLQGGPLEEEVQAKRQ; translated from the exons ATGCTCAGTCTCAAGCTGCCTCAACTTCTTCAAGTCCACCAGGTCCCTCGG gtGTTCTGGGAAGACAACATCATGTCTGGCTACCGACGCCCCACAAGCTCAGCCTTAGACTGTGTCCTCAGCTCCTTCCAGATGACCAATGAGACAGTCAACATCTGGACTCACTTCCTACCCACCTG GTACTTCCTGTGGCGCCTCCTGGCGTTGGGTAGCTCGGGCTTCCCCGCGGAGCCGTACCACCTGCCGTTGCTGGTCTTCCTACTGCCCGCCTGCCTCTACCCCTTCGCATCCTGCTGCGCGCACACCTTTAGCTCCATGTCGCCCCGTGTGCGCCACATCTGCTACTTCCTGGACTACGGGGCGCTCAGCCTCTACAGCGTGG GCTGTGCCTTCCCCTATGCCGCCTACTCCATGCCGGCCTCCTGGCTGCACGGTCGCCTGCACCAGTTCTTCGTGCCTGCCGCTGCGCTCAATTCCTTCCTGTGCACCGGCCTCTCCTGCTACTCGCG GTTCCCAGAGCTAGAAAGCCCGAGGCTCAGCAAGGTTCTGCGCACCTCGGCCTTTGCCTACCCCTTCTTGTTTGACAACCTCCCGCTGTTCTACAGG CTGCAGCTGTGCTGGGGCAGGACCCACAGCTGCGGGCAGGAGGCACTGAGCTCCAGCCATGTCTACCACCTCTTCTGCGCTCTGCTCACAGGCTTCCTTTTTGCAGCCCGTCTGCCAGAGCGCCTGGCACCTGGGCGCTTCGACTATATTG GCCATAGCCACCAGCTGTTCCACATCTGTGCAGTGCTGGGCACCCACTTCCAGCTGGAGGCAGTGCTGGTTGATATGGGATCCCGTAAAGCCTGGCTGACCATGCAAGAACCCACCCTTGGCCTGGAGGCCACCATGGCCACATTGAGCCTGGCAGTGATCGGGAACCTGCTCATCATCGCTGCTTTCACAGCCTATCTACTGCGCAGCCCTGGAAGCTGCCCCCTGCTGCAGGGTGGCCCACTAGAAGAGGAGGTCCAGGCTAAACGGCAGTGA